Proteins from a single region of Pseudorasbora parva isolate DD20220531a chromosome 22, ASM2467924v1, whole genome shotgun sequence:
- the optc gene encoding opticin, which translates to MAVHRQTSKMALYLVWTLLGFGLSAPPSDLDLGNENYDDVNTWVLNPFSSEIYEFEDLDEVGTLAPPPEVTPPPAVVPPGDYVEEVTLPPRPTKSPVPSTLDFRAPGLFGPDTGLGMPSCLLCVCISGSVYCDDSELTQIPPLPKETTHFYARFNKITEVKATDFINLNQLKRIDLSGNQIGKVNEDAFRSLLQLQDLMLADNNIQTLPELPASLMHIDVRNNQLRSSGMHAEAFKEMKELQFLYLSNNKLNYIPVPLPDSLRVLHLQNNNIQSISQDTFCNIHDKNYIRKALEDIRLDGNPVDINLYPPAYICLTRLPIGTPV; encoded by the exons ATGGCTGTTCACAGACAAACATCAAAG ATGGCGTTGTATCTTGTTTGGACACTGTTGGGCTTCGGTCTCAGTGCCCCTCCAAGCGATCTGGACCTTGGCAATGAGAATTACGATGATGTAAACACATGGGTTCTTAACCCATTTAGCAGCGAGATCTATGAATTTGAAGACCTGGATGAG GTTGGGACCCTGGCTCCTCCTCCAGAGGTCACTCCACCACCTGCTGTAGTTCCTCCTGGGGACTATGTGGAGGAAGTGACACTGCCACCCCGTCCAACAAAGTCACCCGTCCCCTCCACTCTAGACTTCCGTGCTCCGGGCCTGTTTGGGCCTGACACAGGCTTAG GGATGCCCTCCTGCCTGCTATGTGTGTGTATCAGCGGCAGTGTTTACTGTGATGACTCAGAACTGACTCAGATTCCTCCTCTTCCCAAAGAAACCACACACTTCTACGCTCGCTTCAACAAGATCACTGAGGTTAAGGCCACAGACTTCATCAATCTCA ATCAGCTGAAACGGATCGACCTGAGTGGAAACCAGATAGGTAAAGTGAACGAGGATGCTTTTCGATCACTTCTTCAGCTTCAGGATCTCATGTTAGCTGACAACAACATCCAGACACTCCCAGAACTCCCAGCTTCCCTGATGCACATTGATGTTCGCAATAACCAGTTGAGGAGTTCAGGCATGCACGCGGAGGCCTTTAAG GAGATGAAAGAGCTTCAGTTCCTTTACCTATCAAACAACAAGTTAAACTACATTCCCGTACCCCTACCCGATAGCCTACGAGTGCTCCACCTGCAG AATAACAATATACAGAGCATAAGCCAAGATACTTTCTGCAACATTCATGACAAAAACTACATACGGAAAGCCCTGGAGGACATCAGGCTTGATGGCAACCCTGTGGACATCAATTTATACCCCCCGGCTTATATCTGCTTAACACGACTACCTATAGGAACTCCAGTCTAG